The genomic DNA TATACCGCTGTTGCCTCCCACCCCACCAAACACAGAAATACTCCAGCGCGGTGTCCACTGCCACATAACTTGCGTTTGATAAGAACTGGTATAGTTCCCTTGATAACGGTTTACGGGGATGCCACGTAAATTAATGTCAGGATAGGCTAAAGGAGGAAGGCGGGATTCATCTGTGGTAAGGGCGTTATATTCCACCGCAAAAGCTAAGGTCCAACGTGGGGCAATAGGAAAATAGGCCGTACTGGACGCTAATAGGGTTTCATAGTCGTTATCACTGCCAATACCAGAGCGATACCATAGGTATTCTGCTTTAAAATCCCATCCCTGTGTGGGATAGAAAAAGCTGTTTTTTGCATCGTATTCTAGGTTAACGCCAAGCCCCGAACTCTTAGTGTTACCAAAACGATAGGTGTGCTCGGTTCCTAGGATATTATTCACCGTGACTTCACTATCAGAGTAGAACTGCTGAACCCCCAAAAACAGTGGCGTATTGGATATACGAAACTGCAATTTTTGCATTCCCCCTAGCCCTTTGGTTTCAATTTCAAAGCCTCGCTCTTTCAATGGCCCTTGATTATTCGACCAAGGGTAAAAATCCATGATAGCACGGCCTACACCAATGCCTCCCAAGTAGCGAATACTGTCTTGTTGCCACACTCTTCTATGACCCAGCAAGGCAAACCAACTGCCATTTTCCGTGCCACCACCACCGGCCACTGTCACGGCCGGAGGGATCAGCATTGCCCCTCCATCCACAGACTGCAACGCCAGTTTTCGCCGCGCTTCTTTTTGCTGCTCGGTTTCATGTAAGAACATCCCCATCACCCCAAAGCCATAACCTACTGCAGGTTCGGTGATAATGATGGGCACGGGCAAAAAGCCGTAGGCGTTTTCTGCCAGGTACTCTCCCATATCAAAAGCGCCATCTAAAGGGTCAGTAAACTGGCTGGCTTGCGCCATATTGCATATGAACGCTGAGAGTGTCATAACAAGAGCAATATTGCCGATGGGCTTTTTCATATTCGACCACTATTATATATATGAAATTAAAGGAGTATTACTTGAGTATATATAAAGTTTGGGCTTCTGCTAGCTAACATTAACACGAATCGCTATAATGCACCGCTTGCTCAAAAGAGGTCAAAAAATGCACAACGCCATAACCCCAATCCACCAACATAAAAAATACTGGGCCGAATGCTTCGGAACCGCGCCATTTTTGCCAACCAGTCGCAAAGAGATGGACGCATTAGGATGGGACAGTTGTGACATTATCATTATTACCGGCGACGCATACGTAGACCATCCAAGTTTCGGTATGGCCATTATTGGTCGTCTACTTGAAGCGCAAGGTTTTCGCGTGGGTATC from Vibrio rarus includes the following:
- a CDS encoding BamA/TamA family outer membrane protein, whose amino-acid sequence is MKKPIGNIALVMTLSAFICNMAQASQFTDPLDGAFDMGEYLAENAYGFLPVPIIITEPAVGYGFGVMGMFLHETEQQKEARRKLALQSVDGGAMLIPPAVTVAGGGGTENGSWFALLGHRRVWQQDSIRYLGGIGVGRAIMDFYPWSNNQGPLKERGFEIETKGLGGMQKLQFRISNTPLFLGVQQFYSDSEVTVNNILGTEHTYRFGNTKSSGLGVNLEYDAKNSFFYPTQGWDFKAEYLWYRSGIGSDNDYETLLASSTAYFPIAPRWTLAFAVEYNALTTDESRLPPLAYPDINLRGIPVNRYQGNYTSSYQTQVMWQWTPRWSISVFGGVGGNSGIGEANEGVSTMFEQMKWAYGSGFRYLIARRYGVHMGMDFAFSEHDNAFYFNVGTGL